The window aactctccccccccccccacctctgagCTCTCCCCGCGCCGCAAGCCTCCCGCCGCGCTCCCCTCCCCTCACCATCCCGCGCTCCCACAGCTGCGCTTCCGATCCCTTCTCTAGCCGCAGGCGAGAGAGCCAGCGGCCGAGCTAACAGTGAAAAGCTCTGACTGCACACCTACCCAAGCCCGGAATGGCCAACGACCGAGGTGACTTACCTTGCCGGGTGAGCAACGGTTGCCTGCTGAGAAGCCCGCTCGGACGCTGGGGTTGCAGTGTAGCGACTCTCTTCCCGCggcctcctccccccgccccctgctCCAGCcgcccccccaacacacacacacacacacacacacacacacacacacacacactcccccttTGCCCTAGAGTGACTGAGTGTGCACACGCGCGCACAAGAATGTGCGCGGGGCTGAGAGTGCGGGGCGCGCACGGGGGCTGCTCCAGTCAGAGTCCCGGCACCCCGCACTAATATTTATATTACAAAAATCTAAACAAGCCGTCAGATAGGCTGCCCAGACGATTCCAGTGTAGCAGAAAGGGGGCATGGAAAGAACTGCCCGTTTTCgcggatttttttctttattaaagaaTCTCCAAGAACATGTTTACACTTGGCTGTATAAACATCCTGCCAGGTTTCCCCCTATCTTAGAAATTAGACCCTAGATTTTTAAGCGAGGGGAACGCCAAGGCTTGGGGCCCGGAGCCGAGCGATCTGAGCGCTCCAGGCGGGCCTGGGCCAGGGCTCGTCGTTTCCCTCGGCTTTGAGGCCAAATCGTACAGTTGCTGCGGCCCGCTGCCTGTTTAGTGGGAACCACTGAGTTCACAGCCGTCCGGAGCCAACTGCGCGGCCGCAGACAAAGCGACCGAGCTGCGCTTTCGTTTTCCCCAGGAAAGCGGTTAGCCTGGATTCAGGGAACCCCAGGACTTTGGGGGCTTCTGAGAATTCAGGCAGCGCAAGATATTTGACAGCCACCGGGGAAATGGTCCCTCCGAGCGATCCTATAAAGGGGGTctccttggggtgggggtgaggggttgggagtggggggacATCCACCAAAGAGGGAGGATTAGAAAAGAAATGGTTTAAACTTCACGGAGGTGGCTGCGATCCCGGGGCTGTTGGAGCAGGGAAAGAACTTGGGCTTGGAAAAGTCTAGCGATGGCTCCGCGTTTCCTGCTGGCCTGGATTGTTcaggaaggtggggggggggggagggacggaCGCGAGTGTGGAGAGAACCTCCTGGTATTCGTTCGTCCATTAACAATCGTTTGGAAGGCTGGTAGATAGGGGTTGGGGGCGGGATCTGGATGAGAGCCACCGAtcagtggggagagggaaggggagtgtGAAGGTCCCTTTAAGTGCCCACCAGAgtaaggatgggggtgggggaggaggtcgaggggggagggaaggagcgaAGACGGGGGAGGTCGGGGCGGGGGAACTCCTCTAGCTCCTTACGTCTGACTGACTGTCAGGAGCCGACAGATGCAGCTGACAAGAGATAAAGTTAAAGGCGATCTCCGCTGAGAGAGCAGAGCCCAGAGCCGCTGTTAGGACAAGAGATCTCTTTGGGCAGCAGCGGCTGGGGCAGGAGCTTTAGGCTCTGTGGCGGCCACCGGGGTCCTCCGAAGCTGTTTGAGACTGTAGCAGCACagcaccctcccccctcccagtctTCGAACTCCCCTTCCCCAGACTCCCCCAATCGGAGCAGGGGGGTTCCTTGCTGTCCCCCGGGGCTTCTGTAAAGAGTTTGTCCCTCTGGCTCTGGATCGCCTCTCAGCTGGTTCCTGCTCTTCTGGGAGGGCCGGAGCGGAGCgggaagaggagggggtggggaggagagagagaggagagagagagagagagagagagagagagagagagagagagagagagagagagagagagagagcgagcgagccaACCCCCAGTCGGCTATAGCAGCAACAGCAGACTTAGGGAGCTTCTCCGAAGCAGGGGGGGAGGGCCCGCCGGGCCCGGGAaaggggggctggggggaggggaggggtgtgcAACCGAGCGCTCTGGAAAAGTTGCAGCAGATGACGGCAGAGGTGAAGCAGGCTCCCTTCTCTcagccccctcctcttcctccctcctcctcctcctcctcctcctcctcctccgcggCGCAGagcagcggcggcagcggcggcggcggcagcagccaCCCGATGTCCTCAGTCCCAGAGAAGGCGCAGCAACACGGCGGCcacagcagcggcggcggcggcggaggcggcggcggcggcggctcagCTATGGACCCCGCCTCGTCCACCACCTCGAAGGCCAAGAAGACCAACGCGGGGATCCGGCGGCCAGAGAAGCCGCCCTACTCCTACATCGCTCTCATCGTCATGGCCATCCAGAGCTCGCCCACCAAGCGGCTGACGCTCAGTGAGATCTACCAGTTCCTCCAGAGCCGCTTCCCCTTCTTCCGAGGCTCCTACCAGGGCTGGAAGAACTCGGTGCGCCACAACCTCTCACTCAACGAGTGCTTCATCAAGCTGCCCAAAGGGCTGGGCCGCCCGGGCAAGGGCCACTACTGGACCATCGATCCGGCCAGCGAGTTCATGTTCGAGGAGGGCTCCTTTCGCCGGCGGCCTCGCGGCTTCCGAAGGAAGTGCCAGGCGCTGAAGCCCATGTACAGCATGATGAACGGGCTGGGCTTCAACCACCTCCCCGACACCTACAGCTTCCAGGGCTCGGCCGGGGCCATCTCCTGCCCGCCCAACAGCCTGGCCTTGGAAAGCGGCATCGGCATGATGAACGGCCACTTGCCGGGCAACGTGGACGGCCTGGGCCTGCCCGGCCACTCGGTGCCCCACCTGCCCGCCAACGGCGGCCACTCCTACATGGGCAGCTGCGCCGGTTCGGCGGGCGCCGAGTACCCGCACCCCGAGGGCTCTGTGTCCGCCTCCCCGCTGCTGGCCAGCGGCGGGGTCATGGAGCCGCACTCCGTGTACTCGGGCTCCGCCTCCGCTTGGCCGCCCTCGGCCTCGGCAGCGGCGCTCAACAGTGGTGCCTCCTACATCAAGCAGCAGCCCCTGTCCCCCTGCAACCCCGCCGCCAATCCTCTGTCGTCCAGCCTCCCTACGCACTCCCTGGAGCAGCCTTATCTGCACCAGAACAGTCACAACCCTGCGGAACTACAAGGTGAGTGCAGCCCAGTGGGCACAGGAGGTGGGGGGCCGTGGAGAGGGGGATGGGAGAAGTGGCAACTATGGAACTAGGGCTCATGCTGCCCGGAGAGTCTGTGCAGACACGTACGTCCCCAGGCATATCCCCCAGATGCGTGGAACAACGTATATACTAAGCGTCtaggtgtgtgcgtgtgtgtgcccGTGCATGACCTTGCCTGCAATACCCTTACCCACTAAAAAGAGAAAGTCGAGTTGTTTTGTCTGTATACAGGGTAGGTGGAAAAGATGCTGGTGGTTTGTAGGCACTCGGTGCATTCCTTCAAATGACATTCCTTCAAACACACGTGTTCATTCTTGTTCAAATCGGCCCCCTTCCCGACCCCTTCTCTATCCAAAACTCTCCGTTTGGGCCCAGGAAAAGAGTTCGGCATGGCCTTCTTCAGGCCCCTCCAGACCTTTGCCTCTGTGCTGGCCCAAGTTCCAGAGTCCTCTGATATTTAAAAAGTCCACTGTTAATTGCTTGAGGTTTTGACCCCATGGACTTTTTAGATTttctaaagaaagaaatttaaggctATGCTAGTAGCTCAGGGCCTCTCAGTTCTTCGGGCCCAGTTCCTCCTGAATAACCCGAAAAGCCGGGGGAGAGTTACTTGGCCTTCCCAGAAGTTGAGCCCTGGGCCTGAGAGGAGGAGGTAGGCCAGGAGGGGTTaagaacttttttggggggggggggattggagTGGCTTCAGAGCGTTTGTGGATACAGGACTAGACTGTTCTATACAACAGCTCAGGGTTAGGAGGGCATCCTCTTCCTTTATTGATGTTAGGGTAAAACACAGGCAGGCCTCACTGTCCCTCTTGGAGAAGAGAGGCTGATGAGATGAGGTCCCACAGCTGGTTTCTTAGACTCCAGGTTTTCAAACCAAGTGCACCCCTCCACTGGGAGACTCCACCCAAAACAAGggaaggaagatttaaaaatatctccccctctccctaacCCCTAGCTCATTGCCAATCCTTTCCCTTCTCAGGCCTTGTTTTGGAAACTGTCTGGACATAGCCAAAGGCCTGTCACTTAGGGCTTCCTTGAAACCAGGATGCTCTAGTCCTTAGGCCAGGCCTGGCCTGACTAGCAATACTACTGAAGGAGGATGGGTTTTCCCAACCAGAGCTGGTTCCTTTtgggggggtgtgtgggggggagaacaGCTGTCCTCAAAGAGCGGGGCTTCTGAAGTGAGCTACAGGACACAATAACGAACACATTCAGGCTATCTAAACGAGTCTAAGATTCTCAGCTCTCTGTCCTTTCCGAACTTTTCAACTTCTGCGCGGTAACTTTGAAACATTTCTGCTTCATCTCAATTCTTGGTCTCGATTTCCCCCAAACTCCCTCATTCTGGCAGTCGCCCGATGGATAGGCCTACAATGCAAAAGGCAGTCCGAGATTTGTAAACAGGCTGTCTTGGGCGAAGGGGAGTGGGACGTCCCAACTGGGGTGCTGGGCTCTCTAGGAAGCCATGGCTGAAGGGGCAGTGGTCTATTCTGAAACCTTTTCTTAGCCTGGGACCTCAGGCACGGAGGAGGTGTCTCCTGGGGACCTAACCACCTCCACTCTGCCAGACAGGTGGCCCATAATCTTTCAGCCCCACCTAGAgtcatcctcccccccccccatcacactAACGCACGTAGTTTCCCTGATTTCCGAGAACGTCAGAGGAATCCCAGACCAGCCAGAGGCAGTGGAGGGAATAGATTAGTGGCTCCAAGCCTCAATGAGTCCCGCAGACCCCGCGCCGCCAGGTTAACTCCAGCCGGGCGCCCTGGGAGAGTGGGGATTATGCAGGCCGGGTGCAACCGATTCGTTTAGTCCCTGAGCgacctggaaattttttttttttaaaagaaggtaataggtttccctttctttcccttccagttTAGGCAGTAAAACGGGCTACCTTCCCTGTCCACATCTGCCGCCTTCACAtcttctctgctctctctctctctctctctctctctctctctctctctctctctctctctctctctctctctctgtgtgtgtgtgtgtgtttgagaagGTGGAGAAAGATGGGGTTTTCCCCTACAAATTGCTCTCTCTTTTAAGACATCGACCTTCCAACCTACACAAAtatctttctgtttccttcccttcccccttatccccttcctagGAATCCCCCGGTATCACTCTCAGTCTCCAAGCATGTGTGACCGAAAGGAGTTCGTCTTTTCTTTCAACGCCATGGCCTCCTCTTCGATGCATTCAGCAAGTAGCGGGTCTTATTATCACCAACAAGTGACCTACCAGGACATCAAGCCCTGTGTTATGTGATGGCTGGGCGGGCAGGCCAGCGGCCACACAAAAGGCGCCCCCTTCCCCATCACAGGGAGAAGGGACCTCtaaaaactgaagaagaaaaaaaaaagaaactgattaaTTCTTGAGGTATAAACCAGCAGCAGCCTTTGGGGCCAACCCGGAGAGGAAATCCGAAGGGAATGCATCAGGTCGGTGGAGCAAGCATTTCCTAACTCCTGCTTTTCATTCCCACCTCCGCCCCCAGGCTCCAATGTTCATTTCTAGTGTAGATTGGGACCTAATCTGACTGTCAGTATTTGAGAATCGATGTTCAGATCCTTTTGGAGCGAACCAGCCCCACCGGATCCGGATGGCAAGGTGCTGTGTTTGGGGAACCCCCAAAATGCGTGAGGAAAAAaatctggtattttttttttaaccgcctctctcttcctccagggACGTGAATTTGGGCAAGGAAGGACAGCAGGTTGGTGAGGGTGGGGACATATGAAATCCAGTAATTATCAAAGACTTATTTTGTCGGTTTGAATATTTATCTTTtagtcgttgttgttgttgaaagaaTGTCTTATCAAGAGCGTCTTCCCTCAACACCGCATTATGCGGGGTCAAGAAATTGCTCTGTCTTCGCCCTTAACCCGGATTCTCTTCAGATCAACCCGAGTGGAACTTATAGATAAGCTCTATTTTTCGAAACCACtctcatgctttaaaaaaaaattaaattaaattaaacctaAAAACCCAAATTACAGCGAGCCAAAGAAATGAGTCTGTAGCCCGTGTTAGACTTCCCCTCTGTTCTGCTCCCCTAACAGTCGGTGTGACTTTTTCCGCATCATCCGTGGGCCTCTTTGTTTTCCACTCTCACAAAACAACTCCTTTCCAATCTCTACTGTAAACTTTCTGGTCCAAGACTGAGCATTAGTCTCTGGAGGCTGAAAATCAACGGTTGGCTAGGATTTAAGAGAGAAGCTACTAATTCCAAAGTGGATTCAGGATCGCCGGGACACAGAAAGATTaaggcacttttaaaaaaaaatagcaaggcTCATCCTGTtatttattctacttttttttttctaataatcgAAACACCACGTCGGCTCCGTGGATCAGTATTAAATGGTGTGTACCTCGTTGGCAATATTTGCCGTGtagatgttttctttctttcttttttttagctgtCCATTGTAAATTTGAAACAAAGTCGGATGTGTGTAAAGACAAATTTccatatgttttatataaatatatatataatgaaggactatcccccccctcccttttttgtaTGTTGGCTGCGCTGGGCAGCGTTTGTGACACCTATTTTAAGCTTTCTTCTGCACTGTATAAAACGATAATTAATGACGTGCCCcttgtgtatttttttccaaaaaaaaaaaaaagaacaaaaataaaaatatgtatagcatttGTACATGGTCTTCACACTTGTATGAACCATAAATAAAACACCACGAGTATTTTACCAGTAGCGGGACTTTAGAGTATCGTGCAAACTCCTCCAGGGAGAAAGGAGCGGCCTCAGACTTTTTGTTTCCAATGATTCCCAATACTTTCAACAATCCTCCCATTGTCCCAAACGCTTACCATCTTAAGGAAGTCTTGCCTAGAGCTAACAGCTATTAAGATTTAGTCTCTAAAAGTCCCTCCCAGCCTTCAAATACTGGGATTCTATTTCTGGTCTCTTCTCCTCTCTAAATTGTATCTCCTGTTGTAAAGAAATAACTTAAAATTCGAAGAAAAACCAGAGGCTTTCTTTCTCCCATCCTAAAATTGGAGATGGAGTCTTTACTTCTCCCCTTACCATTAGGAATTTCCATGTTGATTCCACATTGAAACCTTTAAGACGCTACATAAACACGAATTTATTATGGTTgttgtttaaaaagaaatctatcttCATATTTTGATAGTTTTTCATCTACGCTCAAGAGGAATTTCTTTACTGAAAAGAGAGAGCCCACCGGCCCCTAGAAATTAAAGGGGTCCTTCCTGTGTCCCTCTTTTCAGTTTCTCCCAAATGGAAATACCTAAAATCAGACCCAGATCATGGGCCCCTGGAATAAACGGGAAGAAagggcagaaaaaagaaaaaaaaacagtttgatTTCGAACCGGAGAACATTTTCCccaaatcatatatatatgtatatgtaaatatatgggGGGGGAGATTTTCAAATtctgctgccccccccctccaatttgTAGCCCTTCCGCTCCTTTCCCCTCTAGTAAAACAAACAGAATAAAGTAGATGTCATTGGGTTGCAGCGTTCAGACCCACCACAGTTTCTCCCTGTCTTAGGGTCGTGAGCTCTGTACCTGGTTATTTTCAGTCTTGACATTTTGGACAGGAGGGTAATTTCTGCTGAGCTCTGTTACATCAGAATTATCAATAAACTCGACCGGACAATTAATGCCCCAAACAAACAGCTGTCTATAAACCAGAGATAAAGGGACGATCAAATGCAGACCCAGGAGATCTCTTCTTCCCTTGCCTCTCCTCTGggtctgtctttccctctctctctctctctctctctctctctctctctctctctctctctctctctctctctctctctctctctctctctctccccctctctctctctccccctctctctctctctctctctctctctctccccctctctctctctctccctctctctcctctctctctctcgtctctctctctacctctctctctctctctctctctcccccccctctctctccctctctccctccctctctctcctcgatcgctccaaagttattttcctcagaCTACCTTCACTTAATTTGGGAAGGACAGTTGGAGTCCAGGGAGAAGAAAAATCTCATCAAATTGTGACATTCCCCCCCATTgcgcccccttcccccaccttccatCAATCCCCAAGAACTCAGAGAGAaatcttctccctccaccccattaCACTagtttcaagaagaaaaaaaccatttCTCTTTTAATCTCCTGGGAATTCCTACGGAGAAACAGATCTTCCCCAATTTTGAGGATAGTGCTGGTGGAAGTTGTGTTTGATTACTAGTAACCCTGAATCTTGAAAGAGGAACTGGCTTCGGCAATGGGCTCCTACACCTCTCTAGGCCTCTAACTCTGCTTCCCTCCACCCTGTCGGGTGCATCAGCCCATAGGGTGTTCCCTGTTTATTTGTTCTTTCCCACCCCTTCCCGCCCTTATTTCTTCCAGCAAGCAGAGGCTCAGGAGACATTCCGCTGCTTCTCAGAAATCTTCCCGGAGTGAGGAACTCCtccatccccttctccctcccaccccgtATGTTAAAACTCAACCCAGTACTCCGGCACAGCCCCATCCACCTGGGTCCTCATCGGACTAACTTCTCATCTCCAGCAGCAAAGGGCCCAGTCTTGGTAGAGTGAAGAAAGGGATGGGGAGCCAGGGCCTGAACCAAGCAGTCCCAGGAAGGGATGACAAGAGCTAGCTAACTGGGTTAGGAAGTCTTCTGATCTCCCCCAACTTCGAGAAGCCCCTGAACTTATCAGTTTGACCACCTCCACCACAGGAACCCAGTTTCTTCTTGTGAAGGAAAGAGTCTGGCCTGGTAGCTGGGTTCTCCAACATAGTCTACTCTGGCTTAAGCCAGGAGAGAGAAACCTCTTTCTGAGCATATGAAATTCTGCTCGATACATAGGAGTCACAATCAGGCACTGAGGAAATTGCTTCCAAAATCTGCCCATGCCTTTTCTTGGTGACCAAAGTGTGTTCAGGGATGGGAGTGCCCAGCAGGCCAGCTACATAGGAGAGACTGAGAGTATATACTTAAAGTTTACTTTCACAGCTGTAAGCACATCATTTCtaacacacattcacacacacatacagcatCCCAGAATGCTGCAGTGTTAGGTATGTGCTAGAAGACAATGGAGTATAAAGGAAATGAGACTGTGTGGGCATCAGGACCCCCAAATTCCAGACCCAGCTATGACTTCCTAGCTTTgagactttgggtaaatcatgtCTTCTTTCTGgacctcctctgtaagatgaggacGCTGGACTAGAGGGTCACCAAGATGACTCGAACTCTTTGGTATttcaatagatctgtgatct is drawn from Dromiciops gliroides isolate mDroGli1 chromosome 2, mDroGli1.pri, whole genome shotgun sequence and contains these coding sequences:
- the FOXF1 gene encoding forkhead box protein F1, which encodes MTAEVKQAPFSQPPPLPPSSSSSSSSSSAAQSSGGSGGGGSSHPMSSVPEKAQQHGGHSSGGGGGGGGGGGSAMDPASSTTSKAKKTNAGIRRPEKPPYSYIALIVMAIQSSPTKRLTLSEIYQFLQSRFPFFRGSYQGWKNSVRHNLSLNECFIKLPKGLGRPGKGHYWTIDPASEFMFEEGSFRRRPRGFRRKCQALKPMYSMMNGLGFNHLPDTYSFQGSAGAISCPPNSLALESGIGMMNGHLPGNVDGLGLPGHSVPHLPANGGHSYMGSCAGSAGAEYPHPEGSVSASPLLASGGVMEPHSVYSGSASAWPPSASAAALNSGASYIKQQPLSPCNPAANPLSSSLPTHSLEQPYLHQNSHNPAELQGIPRYHSQSPSMCDRKEFVFSFNAMASSSMHSASSGSYYHQQVTYQDIKPCVM